In Roseofilum capinflatum BLCC-M114, the DNA window AAACGTCATGATCGTCGATATGGTTCGCAACGATATTGGCCGAGTTGCCACCGTTGGCAGCGTGCAAGTGCCGCGCCTGTTTGAGGTGGAGCGCTATGCTACCGTCTGGCAAATGACCTCAACTGTTACCGCTCAAACGCGATCGCCCCTAAGCCAAATTCTCGCCAATATCTTCCCCTGCGCCTCCATCACCGGCGCACCCAAAGCCCGCACCATGGAAATTATCAAAGAACTCGAAGGCTCTCCCCGACGCATCTATACCGGGGCGATCGGTTTTTTGAGTCCCGGACGCAAAGCCACCTTTAACGTCGCCATCCGCACCCTACTGATCGACAAACACGCCCAACAAGTCGAATACGGCATCGGTAGCGGCATCGTCGCCGACTCCGACAGTCAAGAAGAATACCAAGAATGCTACATAAAATCCCGCGTTCTCACTCAGCCACAGCCCCCCTTTTCCCTCCTCGAAACCCTCCTCTGGACTCCCCAAGCGGGCTATTTCCTCCTCTCCTACCACCTACAACGGCTCCAAGACTCCGCCGAATACTTTAATATTGACCTCAACCTGCCCCAACTGCTCCAGCAACTCCAAACCCTAGCCCCCAGCCTCAAACCCTCTCCCCATAAAATCCGCGTGCTGATTGATTTCCAAGGAAAATTAACCCTAGAATCTTACCCCATTTCACCCCCCTCCCCCTTCACCCCCCTCACCGTCAAACTTGCCCCCCAACCCATCGACTCCTCCAGCATCTGGCTCTACCACAAAACCACCCATCGCCAGATTTATACTCAAGCTAGTGCGGCGGTGACTGACTGTGATGATGTACTGCTCTGGAACGAAAACCATCAAATGACCGAAGCCACCATTGCCAATATTGTTCTCCATTGGCAGGGAAAATGGATTACTCCCCCTCTCTCCTGTGGACTTTTACCCGGTACAGTCCGCGCGTGGCTCTTAGATCGTCACCTGATCCACGAACACCCCATTACCCTCGATATGATTACTCCCTCCTCTACTCTCTATCTGATTAACTCGGTTAGAGGATGGCAACGTGCCTGTTTGAAGGAAAGAGGGAATGGGTAATACAGCGCTTTGAGCGGTAAATTCATAGCCAGCGCCTAAACAAGACGGCTGCCGGCAATTATAGAGGCGATCGCCACTAAACCGATATAGTAGTAGGAAATCTCTAGTTTACTCTTGTGCCTAATCTTACCGTTTTCCTCCCATTCCTGTGCCCTGAGTGCAGTCGCAGGGCACAGGAGGGGAGGTTAGATTAACTTAATCGCCCGTAGTCCAAACCACAGGGTAAGGGCTACACCGATCATACCTCCGAGGAAGACGAAGTAGGTAATGGCTCCACCAATGCTCATGTTTTTTCTCCTTTTGTTAACTCTATTGATTCAGTCTTGAGATTAATCGCAACATTCCGTAAACTAGGATACAACTGATTGACGAAGAGTTGAAGCACAAAGCGATGATGGATGGATTGGTTTCAGGGTCTATGGTGCGGGTGGAGTTGGGGGATAAGTCCTATGAGATTGCGATCGCCCCAGGCAGCCTTGATGAGCTTGGCTTTCGTATGGCTCATTTAGGTTTGGGGAATAAGGTGCTGGTGGTTTCTAATCCGGAGATCGCTGACTATTATGCAGAACGGGCGATCGCCTCTTTACGCAACGCTGGGTTTACGGTCTTTTCCCATCTCCTCCCTGCCGGAGAGCAATACAAAACCCTGGACTCTATTCAAACTATCTATGATTGTGCCCTGGAAAACCGTCTAGAGCGCTCCTCTACCCTGGTTGCCCTGGGTGGGGGGGTGATTGGGGATATGACTGGGTTTGCTGCTGCTACTTGGCTCAGAGGCATTAATTTTGTTCAAGTGCCCACCTCCCTCTTAGCGATGGTGGATGCATCTATTGGGGGCAAAACGGGGGTGAATCATCCCCTAGGGAAAAACCTGATCGGTGCATTTCATCAACCGCGCTTAGTTTTGGTTGACCGTCAGGTGCTGAAGACCCTCCCAGAGCGCGAATTTCGGGCAGGAATGGCGGAGGTGATTAAGTATGGGGTGATTTGGGATTTAGAGCTGTTTGGGCTACTGGAAAAGCAAACTAGGCTGGATCGGTTTGAGTCTGTCCCCCCCCAGTTATTGAACTTGATTTTAACGCGCTCCTGTGAAGCCAAGGCTCAGGTGGTGAGTGAGGATGAGAAGGAAGCGGGGTTACGGGCGATTCTCAATTATGGGCATACGATTGGTCA includes these proteins:
- the pabB gene encoding aminodeoxychorismate synthase component I, coding for MKKCFSEEFTEFPTDNPKELGMNANTLAYIYQSQNQHWLQFENPFQVYCLSENSGNPIATLEEIENQVETRGCYAVGILSYEASPVFDSALTVHEDPDFPQLWFALFDRPSRILTPQEFINLHTDVGDPGINWESELTEDEFYEAIARVQNYIRQGDTFQVNYSFRLRSAFTGNPRWALNFLRRSPPAPYSAYLDMGRYIIASASPELFFTLDGSTFTSKPMKGTAPRGKTLGEDRQLAQWLHHSAKNRAENVMIVDMVRNDIGRVATVGSVQVPRLFEVERYATVWQMTSTVTAQTRSPLSQILANIFPCASITGAPKARTMEIIKELEGSPRRIYTGAIGFLSPGRKATFNVAIRTLLIDKHAQQVEYGIGSGIVADSDSQEEYQECYIKSRVLTQPQPPFSLLETLLWTPQAGYFLLSYHLQRLQDSAEYFNIDLNLPQLLQQLQTLAPSLKPSPHKIRVLIDFQGKLTLESYPISPPSPFTPLTVKLAPQPIDSSSIWLYHKTTHRQIYTQASAAVTDCDDVLLWNENHQMTEATIANIVLHWQGKWITPPLSCGLLPGTVRAWLLDRHLIHEHPITLDMITPSSTLYLINSVRGWQRACLKERGNG
- the petL gene encoding cytochrome b6-f complex subunit PetL produces the protein MSIGGAITYFVFLGGMIGVALTLWFGLRAIKLI
- the aroB gene encoding 3-dehydroquinate synthase, coding for MMDGLVSGSMVRVELGDKSYEIAIAPGSLDELGFRMAHLGLGNKVLVVSNPEIADYYAERAIASLRNAGFTVFSHLLPAGEQYKTLDSIQTIYDCALENRLERSSTLVALGGGVIGDMTGFAAATWLRGINFVQVPTSLLAMVDASIGGKTGVNHPLGKNLIGAFHQPRLVLVDRQVLKTLPEREFRAGMAEVIKYGVIWDLELFGLLEKQTRLDRFESVPPQLLNLILTRSCEAKAQVVSEDEKEAGLRAILNYGHTIGHAIEALTGYEQVIHGEAVAIGMVAVGKIALKMGYWGQDWDERQLALIEKTGLPTRIPSEVTIDSILDSLQTDKKVKSGRVRFILPTAKREGRITDEVSEDILREVLASLGAC